A stretch of the Arvicanthis niloticus isolate mArvNil1 chromosome 30, mArvNil1.pat.X, whole genome shotgun sequence genome encodes the following:
- the LOC143440938 gene encoding uncharacterized protein LOC143440938 isoform X1 codes for MGNRVLETRVQRTGALGASWSFGAVRTSSTGTAARRPWNYSGLTDHPDLLTCGTQQRDWEDGEGGDSSIGSSQASLAFRGAPTSRPIHHAMNNKALISWTPRVVWAYHRFPAFGTGPTGICGTRLPSCDQVEDFLMQPPAGLLRLLLEPDLLAM; via the exons ATGGGGAATCGCGTGTTGGAGACCCGAGTGCAGAGGACAG GTGCTTTGGGGGCGTCCTGGAGTTTTGGAGCAGTCAGGACCTCATCCACAGGAACTGCAGCCCGGAGGCCCTGGAACTACTCAG GGCTCACTGATCACCCAGACCTGCTCACCTGTGGAACACAACAAAGAGACTgggaagatggagagggaggagacagtaGCATAGGATCCAG ccaagCTTCCCTGGCTTTTAGGGGGGCGCCCACATCCagacccattcaccatgccatgaataATAAAGCTTTGATCTCTTGGACTCCACGTGTTGTCTGGGCCTACCACcggtttccagcctttggaactggACCTACTGGAATATGTGGGACCCGCCTGCCATCGTGTGACCAGGTGGAGGACTTCCTGATGCAGCCGCCAGCTGGCCTGCTAAGACTGCTGTTGGAACCAGACCTGCTGGCGATGTAG
- the LOC143440938 gene encoding uncharacterized protein LOC143440938 isoform X2 → MGNRVLETRVQRTGLTDHPDLLTCGTQQRDWEDGEGGDSSIGSSQASLAFRGAPTSRPIHHAMNNKALISWTPRVVWAYHRFPAFGTGPTGICGTRLPSCDQVEDFLMQPPAGLLRLLLEPDLLAM, encoded by the exons ATGGGGAATCGCGTGTTGGAGACCCGAGTGCAGAGGACAG GGCTCACTGATCACCCAGACCTGCTCACCTGTGGAACACAACAAAGAGACTgggaagatggagagggaggagacagtaGCATAGGATCCAG ccaagCTTCCCTGGCTTTTAGGGGGGCGCCCACATCCagacccattcaccatgccatgaataATAAAGCTTTGATCTCTTGGACTCCACGTGTTGTCTGGGCCTACCACcggtttccagcctttggaactggACCTACTGGAATATGTGGGACCCGCCTGCCATCGTGTGACCAGGTGGAGGACTTCCTGATGCAGCCGCCAGCTGGCCTGCTAAGACTGCTGTTGGAACCAGACCTGCTGGCGATGTAG